The following proteins are encoded in a genomic region of Bubalus kerabau isolate K-KA32 ecotype Philippines breed swamp buffalo chromosome 15, PCC_UOA_SB_1v2, whole genome shotgun sequence:
- the PIH1D2 gene encoding PIH1 domain-containing protein 2, protein MESSSKGLLTQVTQFWNLLDDLAESNPESYQKFIQQQLKEGKELCAAPEPQLCLQTRILKPKEKLLFINLCQWKRIPAPQSATHPVPLSIGRPEDTSETSDVYTVIDVAYHPDVLQAAEKDQVKKDQLIRMTMRCIEEQFQFTLSNCYYITKFRIKGSIQRMKQNLMGIQTNPADLREKMRNELTLEKIRSSTVSNSDQFPQLLLPENQVSSKTACLIEEISSTEIEVEMKRPAYELKIVADQNEKPLKIELKVELPGVNSVSLCDLSVSEDDILIEVSEKYRLYLNLPESVDTEMTTAKFIKEKATLIVTMPLV, encoded by the exons ATGGAGTCATCCTCAAAGGGTCTGCTTACCCAGGTTACTCAGTTCTGGAACCTCTTAGATGATCTGGCTGAAAGTAACCCTGAGAGCTATCAGAAGTTCATTCAACAGCAGCTCAAGGAGGGGAAAGAGCTCTGTGCTGCCCCAGAACCACAGCTCTGTCTACAAACCAGGATCCTG AAACcgaaagaaaaattactttttatcaaCCTATGTCAGTGGAAAAGGATCCCAGCTCCACAATCAGCCACTCATCCAGTACCTCTAAGTATTGGCAGACCAGAAGATACATCTGAGACATCAG ATGTTTACACAGTCATCGATGTTGCCTATCATCCTGATGTTCTCCAGGCAGCAGAGAAAGACCAAGTGAAAAAAGATCAACTGATACGGATGACCATGAGATGCATTGAGGAACAATTCCAGTTTACTCTCTCAAACTGTTACTATATTACCAAATTTAGAATAAAAGGAAGCATtcaaagaatgaaacaaaatctGATGGGAATCCAAACCAATCCCGCAGACttaagagagaaaatgagaaatg aactaaCCCTTGAGAAGATAAGAAGCAGTACTGTGAGCAACTCAGATCAGTTTCCTCAACTTCTACTGCCAGAAAACCAAGTTTCAAGTAAAACAGCATGTCTGATAGAAGAGATTTCTAGTACAGAGATTGAAGTGGAGATGAAGAGACCAGCCTATGAATTAAAAATTGTGGCAGATCAGAATGAGAAACCtctgaaaattgaattaaaagttGAATTACCTGGTGTTAATTCAGTATCTCTCTGTGACCTTAGTGTTTCTGAG gatgatATATTGATCGAGGTCTCTGAAAAGTACAGATTATATCTAAACCTTCCAGAATCTGTGGATACTGAAATGACTACAGCAAAATTTATCAAAGAGAAAGCCACTTTAATTGTCACGATGCCATTGGTGTAA